The DNA segment CGCTGGGCAGCCTTAGAATGGTCTTGGAGCCCGCTCTGCCGACGACGAGGGCATAGCTGCCCGCCTGCCTCGCAAGCTTGCCCCCATCCCCTGGTCTAAGCTCAACATTGAACACCTCCGTACCCTCGGGTATCTTGCCTAGGGGGAGTACGTTCCCCGCCTCAGGCTTCGCGGCCGGCCCTATTTCTATTATCTGGCCTACGTACATCCCCTCGGCGGCGGGCATGAAGAATTCGACGCCGTCCTCCCTCACAACCCTGGCCAGAGGCACGTAGCGGCCGGGGTCGTGTATAAGCTCTACAACCTTACCCTTGAACGTCTCCCCTGATAGCGGAGGATACTTCGCCGGGCCCGGGTGTATGTGACCCCTGCTCCTGTATGTCGGCGTCCCGCGGCCAGCCCTCTGCTGCCTCAGCCTCTTACCCATACCTCTAACACCCTACCCTTGAACCCCATTGGTGCTCCGGGCCTTTTTAAGGTATTCATTGAAAGGGGGTATCCTGACAGTGTACAGCCTGCCGCCGGGCATCCTCACCATAGCCTCGCCGACGCCCAGGACCCCCAGCTTCCCCCACCCCTCTAGGCCGAGCTTCCCGGCTGATTCGAGATAACCCTGAGCCTTTCCGCCGAAGGCTGCTACAACCCCCGCGTTATGTTCGATAGCCTCAGGCAGGTCGCCAGGAGACTGGGTTGCAAACACGCCGTAGAGACCCCTGCTCCTCCCCTCCCGGGCTATTCCCTCAAAAACTCCTTTGGATGGGGAGAGGCGCCAGGCCTCATCTACTACAAGGACTATTCTACCCCTACCCCCCGTGGAGAGGGAGTACTCGACGAGGGAGGAGGCTACAGCCTGGGCAGCCCGGCTCCTCTCACTTGTCTCCAAAAGCCCGAGGTTGTAGATTGTTAGGGGGGAGAGCGGAGGTATGGTAGCCCCGGGCACGGGGAGCTGTTGGGCGTCCCTGGGCTCCAGATAGACAGCTGCAAGAGGCTCGAGTAGGGAAGCGAGGTCTCCCTTAGGGTCCACCACAACCACACCCACAGGATCGCCCCTAGCCTCGGAGAGGAGGGCCAACTGGGCGGCAAGCCCGGCCAGGAGAACGGTCTTCCCCCTACCTGTAGGCCCCACCACCAGCATGTGCGACTCTATATCCCTAGGCCATCGCAGAGATACTGCTCCTCCATTCTCCACAGAGATACCCAGAAGAATCTCGCCTCCGAGAGGCAGCCTGCCTTCGGGCTTGAACCGAGGGTTTAGATGCCGTGGTTCAGCCTCCAGCAGTGACGCCGGGGTCCAGGCCCCGTTAACAACGTCGAATTTAACCCCGACCTCAGCCTCGATCATAGACTTAAACAGCCTAACCTTGTCTTCGCCCGCGCCCTCCTCAAGCCAGACTATCGCTCCAAGCCTGCCCAGCCTCGGTGTTCCTGCGGAGACAGCCTCCCTATAGAGCGACTCCAGTAGTGCCAGAGAGGCCTTGTATCTGCCTAAACGGGTTGTTGAGTATTTGAACTCAACCTTCTTAATCTCGTCTTCGATAGCCTCCACAACCCTGGACTTCTCCACCGGTATGTAGCTGTAGAATATCGAGATGGGGACGGGTGTGCGCATGGCCAGTGAGAAGAGCCTATCCCCCAAGCCTTCAACGCTCCCAGGGTTATCCCTTGCCACAAGCACTACAGGTTTTCTAGGGGCCTCCTCCCCCTCGACCTTGAGAAGCACGCCAGCCCTTCTTGAGAGGAGAGCCGCCTTGCTGGAGAGGGTTTTCCTATATAGTATGCCCGCCGCCGCCACCATGAGAATAATCGTGAGTAGATCAAGGACGCCTGGCATTGGGCCTCAGCCTCCAACAACGCCTACAATATCTTCAGCCTAAGCCTAGCACCTCCTCCCAGCAGCCTAGCCACGCCTGCTGTGGCTACTAGTAGTATCGAGAGGTACATACCAGGGAGTGTTATATAGTAGACTATGATCATCTTCAAAACATCCATAGTAATATAGTCTAGCAGGCTGACCAGGGTCTCGGAATAGTCCCTAGCCGCCTTGTCCAGGCTAACACTCACGTTGCAACCGCTCCCCTCTACCTCGACTACTATGCTACCATTTCTACCCGGCTCTACATCCACGTACCCGCCCGTCAACCCCTCCCACCTCCAAACACCCTTGCCCCCAGCCTTCCCCTCACCAACTCTATACTCCGGCTCACAGCCCTCCAGCCAGGCTATCTCCACGTAGTCACTTGGCCCGAGGCCTTCCCAGCGGGCCTCAAAGCCGCTCTCCCCCCTGCTCACCCCCGCCGGGGGTTCGCTGCCGTAGACCATGACACCATCCCCTATCATAAACGCTATGTGCGGCACTCTCAGCTCCAGGCTGCCCTCGACTCTTGACATATCCACCAGAGGCGGGTCAGGCCTAAAGGAAACTCCCATGTATTCAAAAGTGAAGGAGACCTCGCTCAAGGGGGTCTGGATCCTAGGGATTTTTACAAGGGAGCTGTAGGCCACTCCGCCCTCGATTATGTAGCTAGCCACCTCCTCTCCTCCACTGTAAACCCTAAGCAGGCCAGCCTCCACAACCCCGCTGCTACTTGTTAGGGTCGCCTTGCCTGTCCACACGCCCTCAACATCCCCGGATGTAGGGGCGTCGCCGAGGGTTTCTACGAAGAGCGGGAGGGCGGGTAGCGCAGCGTTAAACACTATAACAAAGGCTATTAGCCATGCCCCGGCTGGCTTAGCCAGCCTGAAGGGTATAGCGTAGAGGAGGACGCCAACGCCTAGGAGGATCTCGCTGTATCCAAGCAGGTACTTGACCCCAAGCACCGTGGCGACGAGAAGTGTTATACCCCACGAAAGCTCGTCCATAACCGACGCTGCAGCCGAGGCTACGGGTTTTAGAGCCTCCAGAGGGTCCGGGAGGCTCGTCACTATGCTGGAGAGGGCTTTTAGGAAGGCGGCGAAGACAGCGGCGTCGAGGAGCCAGGCGTCGAGCTGCGGCCAAGAGCCCCCTATTAGTAGTTGAATGTAGCTGGAGACGGCTAAGAGAGCCGCAGCAGTGAGGGCTAAGAGAGCCGCCGTGAGGGAGTCTTCAATCAGAACCGACGCCCACCTCTTGATAGAGGCGACTGGTAATGGTGCGGCGTAAAGTAGGGTTCCCAGGTAGAATCCCAGCATGGCTAGCTTGAACGCGAGGAGCTGGAACTCCCCGGCCTCCACAACTACTAACCCCCGCCTATGAGGACCTCGCTTACTATCCCCGCGAGCTTTACTATGACGGCGAACACTGTAGTCCCAAGGGCCAGCCAGAGGGCAGCCCACATGGAGTCCTCGATAAGACTGTTCCCCACCCTCTTCACCTTCGAGGAGGGTATAGGGCTGCCTCTCAGTGTCCAGCCTATACTCCAGGATAGGAGGAAGAGGGCCCATGCCAAGGCTGTAAGCTTGCCCGTTAGATCCTCAACCATCTCCACTATGTCGGCCGCCAATGGATCCCCTATAGGGCTGAGGTCCTCGGCGGCCGCGGGTGGGGGTCGTGGAAAGTGTGGGTGTATTGGGGTGAAAGTCGGGGGGTTTCTGCATTGGCGTCTGGAGCTTGTGGTTGGTGTGGGTTTGAAGGCGTCTCTAGCCTTTCGCGTGGCTCTGTCTCCCACGAATCACCTCCTCAGCCTTCCTGCTTATCTCAGCGTCTCTGGCCTCGTACTCGTGGTAGCCGATTAGGTCGTAGAACTCGGCTCTGGTGTATAGCTGGTCCAGTATGTTCCTCTGTGTGCCACTTTCAATTATCTCCCTGAGAACTTTCTCGGACGCTTTCAGCGAAGCCCTGAATGTGGTTACTGGGAATATTACAATTTTGTATCCAGCCTCCCTGAACTGGTCTACGGTTATATAGGGTGTCTTGCCATACTCGGTCATGTTAGCCAGTAGGGGGGCTTTAACCCTTCTAGCGAACTCCCTGAACTCCTCCAGGCTTGTTAAAGCCTCGGGAAATATTATGTCAGCCCCCGCCTCAATGTACAGCTGAGCCCTCTCGACAGCGCTCTCAAAACCCTCAACACCCCTGGCGTCCGTTCTAGCAATTATCAGAGCATCCCTCTTGGCTCCGACTGCAGCAATTATCTTCTTCACCATATCCTCCGGGCTCACCAGAGCCTTCCCATGGAGGTGGCCGCACTTCTTAGGCATAACCTGGTCCTCTATCTGTATGGCCGCTGCGCCAGCTCTCTCCAGCTCCCTAACAGTCCTCTCAACGTTAATAGCCTCCCCGAAGCCCGTGTCAGCGTCTACTATCACTGGCACCCTCACAACCCGGGTTATATACTGTGTGAACTTGGCTAGCTCGCTCAGGGTTATAAGGCCGAGGTCGGGCATGGCCAGGCTCCCTGTGATAGCTGCCCCCGAGAGGTATAGAGCCTCGAAACCCATCCTCTCGGCCAGGAGAGCGACGGCAGGATTGTAGACGCCTGGCGCAACTATAATATCCCGCTTCTCTATCAGCTCTCTCAGCCTGGAGCCCGGCCTCTCCAGAGGCTCCCTATATAGGAACGCCATCCCCCAGCACCAAGGACTATGCTTTAGCCTCTGCGGGGTTTAAACCGGGCCGGAGCTCCAGCTGTTATATAGGGTTTGAGACTCAGTTGAGAGAATGTTGGTGGAGAGGTATGGGTGGTAGGCAGAGGACTACACTATTCATAGATACATCCAAACGTGGGGAGGAGCAGAGGGAGCAGCAGGAGAGGAAGGGTAAAAAGGGCAAGAGGTAGGAAAGCCCGGGTAGAAGCTTTTTAGACCCGGGAGATAGTTTTAAACGCCCAGTCACGGGCTGATAATTCTTGTAATCCCTAGGAAAAATAATGCTCCAAAGTCTATTCTACGCTACTATAGTGCTCAGGGGTTGAGGGACCGTTTGGACCTGGTGCTAGGAGATGGGAGGCCTCGGCGAATGTTTCCAGTGGCCGCCAAAGAGGAGGCCAAGTCCGCTGGCCGTAGCTATCCCTTCAAGCATATTGAGGGTTGAGCCGACGCTTCTCTTGAAGACCCTGAAGGCGGGTTATGTAGGTAGAGTAGCCGCGGTATATCGTGTGGATGAGATAGTTGTGTACGAGGATCCAGACTCTTCTCCGAGGCTATCAAGACTCCTCAAATTCCTCCTCTCCTACCAGGCTACACCTCCGCACCTCAAGAAGAGGGTAGTCCCTCTGAAAAGGGAGCTCAAGTACGCATCTCTAATGCCTCCCCTCAAAATACCAAGTCACACTGTACCTGCAGAGCCCGTGGAGGGCTCTATAATTGATGGATACGTAGAGTCGTGCAGCGGAGACACGTGTAGAGTGTTTCTAGGCAGCATAGGCTACGGCGTTCTCAGAGGAAGAGCGAGGCCTGGAAATATAGTGACGGTCAGGATCGCCGGTGTAAAAAGAGGGGAAGCGGTGCTGGAGAGAGCCTCTTGGGGGGAGATATACTCGGGGTTCTCCGTAACTCGGTTCAAGAGGCTTGATGAGGTGGTAACCAGCTTCAGGATGCGGGGTTACAGAGTTATAGCCACCGATAAGAACGGTGTGTGCCCGCCCATGTCTTGGAAGGTGCTGGGAAAAGCTGTCTCCTCGAAAGCCCTGATAGTTTTTGGAGGCCCATACAGGGGGGTCCTCGAGTATACGAGCCCCAGCCTGTACGACGGCGTTGTCAACGTCATACCCCACCAAGGCACAGAAACCGTTAGGACCGAGGAAGCTCTCCACGCCACGCTGGAAGCTGTAAACGTCCTTGAATCCATGTGAAAGCACTCCGACTCTCCACTGAAGCCACACTCTCCCCCGCTTGGGCTACAAAAATGTGGACGTGACTGGCGAGTGGACCAGGTTTTCTCGCGTCACTACCTCCTGTGATAATATGCCCCGGAGGTCTGGTTTGGGGATGCGATATTTACTATAATAGGCTTGGACGTGAGACTCCCTTTCTAGCGGGAGGCTAGCCAGGGTGCTCTAAAGTGGGAGCTAGGAAGAAGAGGGCGCCAAGAAGAGGTAGCCTGGGCTTCTCGCCCAGAAAGAGGGCGTCAAGGCTAGTACCCAGGGTTAGGAGCTGGCCTGATGTTGACATAGGGAAGCCTGTGCCTCTCGCATTCCTTGGGTACAGGGCTGGCATGACCCATGTGTTTATGGTGGATGACAGGCCGGGGAGGCCGACCAGCGGAAAAGAGATATTCGTCCCAGTGACTATCGTGGAGACTCCTCCCATGTATGTTGTCGCGGTGAGGCTCTACGGGTACGATCCTAACAGGGGCCGCTACAGCCTGGGGGAGGCGTGGGCTCAGCCTCCGCCCGAGCTAGAGCTCCACAGGAGGATCTCAACCCTGGGCTCCTTCGACACTGATAAGATGCTGAAGAGCCTGGAGGAGAAGCTGGAAAAGGCCGTGGACGTTAGAATAATAGCGGCCAGCCAGCCGAAGCTTGCTGGAGGGTTGAGCAAGAAGAAGCCGGATCTGTTGGAAGTGAAGCTCGGCGGGGTGAGGGACGTTAACCAGCTGTTTGATTATGCCAGAGACATCCTCGGCAACCTAGTAAAACTGCGGGACGTCTTCCAAGAGGGACAGCTTGTTGACGTTATAGCCGTTACCAAAGGCAAAGGGTTCCAAGGGGTTATCAAGAGGTGGGGTGTGAAAGAGCTTCCGAGGTGGCACAAGCACAGGAAAGGTAGCAGGAGAATAGGGGCTAGGAGCCACGGCA comes from the Aeropyrum camini SY1 = JCM 12091 genome and includes:
- a CDS encoding helicase HerA domain-containing protein, whose amino-acid sequence is MPGVLDLLTIILMVAAAGILYRKTLSSKAALLSRRAGVLLKVEGEEAPRKPVVLVARDNPGSVEGLGDRLFSLAMRTPVPISIFYSYIPVEKSRVVEAIEDEIKKVEFKYSTTRLGRYKASLALLESLYREAVSAGTPRLGRLGAIVWLEEGAGEDKVRLFKSMIEAEVGVKFDVVNGAWTPASLLEAEPRHLNPRFKPEGRLPLGGEILLGISVENGGAVSLRWPRDIESHMLVVGPTGRGKTVLLAGLAAQLALLSEARGDPVGVVVVDPKGDLASLLEPLAAVYLEPRDAQQLPVPGATIPPLSPLTIYNLGLLETSERSRAAQAVASSLVEYSLSTGGRGRIVLVVDEAWRLSPSKGVFEGIAREGRSRGLYGVFATQSPGDLPEAIEHNAGVVAAFGGKAQGYLESAGKLGLEGWGKLGVLGVGEAMVRMPGGRLYTVRIPPFNEYLKKARSTNGVQG
- a CDS encoding 50S ribosomal protein L2, which translates into the protein MGKRLRQQRAGRGTPTYRSRGHIHPGPAKYPPLSGETFKGKVVELIHDPGRYVPLARVVREDGVEFFMPAAEGMYVGQIIEIGPAAKPEAGNVLPLGKIPEGTEVFNVELRPGDGGKLARQAGSYALVVGRAGSKTILRLPSGKDKEVPNDSRATIGIPAGAGRIEKPIMKAGFAYHKWKVKARKWPRVRGVAMNAVDHPFGGGRHQHKGRPSTVARTAPPGRKVGHIAARRTGRRKR
- the prpB gene encoding methylisocitrate lyase, with translation MAFLYREPLERPGSRLRELIEKRDIIVAPGVYNPAVALLAERMGFEALYLSGAAITGSLAMPDLGLITLSELAKFTQYITRVVRVPVIVDADTGFGEAINVERTVRELERAGAAAIQIEDQVMPKKCGHLHGKALVSPEDMVKKIIAAVGAKRDALIIARTDARGVEGFESAVERAQLYIEAGADIIFPEALTSLEEFREFARRVKAPLLANMTEYGKTPYITVDQFREAGYKIVIFPVTTFRASLKASEKVLREIIESGTQRNILDQLYTRAEFYDLIGYHEYEARDAEISRKAEEVIRGRQSHAKG
- the cedA1 gene encoding DNA import protein CedA1, which translates into the protein MVEDLTGKLTALAWALFLLSWSIGWTLRGSPIPSSKVKRVGNSLIEDSMWAALWLALGTTVFAVIVKLAGIVSEVLIGGG
- the rpl3p gene encoding 50S ribosomal protein L3, which codes for MGARKKRAPRRGSLGFSPRKRASRLVPRVRSWPDVDIGKPVPLAFLGYRAGMTHVFMVDDRPGRPTSGKEIFVPVTIVETPPMYVVAVRLYGYDPNRGRYSLGEAWAQPPPELELHRRISTLGSFDTDKMLKSLEEKLEKAVDVRIIAASQPKLAGGLSKKKPDLLEVKLGGVRDVNQLFDYARDILGNLVKLRDVFQEGQLVDVIAVTKGKGFQGVIKRWGVKELPRWHKHRKGSRRIGARSHGRSTFWETPQAGQTGFHRRTEYNKRILMIDDDGYKVTPAGGFLRYGVVRSTFAMLAGSIPGTPKRPIVMRWPIRPPEWYLKLGVRKPEITYISLLSKQGV
- a CDS encoding putative RNA uridine N3 methyltransferase, translated to MGGLGECFQWPPKRRPSPLAVAIPSSILRVEPTLLLKTLKAGYVGRVAAVYRVDEIVVYEDPDSSPRLSRLLKFLLSYQATPPHLKKRVVPLKRELKYASLMPPLKIPSHTVPAEPVEGSIIDGYVESCSGDTCRVFLGSIGYGVLRGRARPGNIVTVRIAGVKRGEAVLERASWGEIYSGFSVTRFKRLDEVVTSFRMRGYRVIATDKNGVCPPMSWKVLGKAVSSKALIVFGGPYRGVLEYTSPSLYDGVVNVIPHQGTETVRTEEALHATLEAVNVLESM